In Dysidea avara chromosome 3, odDysAvar1.4, whole genome shotgun sequence, a single window of DNA contains:
- the LOC136250570 gene encoding glutathione S-transferase 1-like produces MAGKDEVGNALLGGSSDYLVDLASHLTTTFFASNEEKVKLAAEFKEKTVPQMFPVLQKHVKDGHFIGSGGKLSWVDIHAFNLIDGISKKFGVNLADYPELKKLVDEVGSQPNIKKWIETRPKTDA; encoded by the exons ATGGCTGGCAAGGATGAGGTTGGTAATGCTCTACTGGGAGGATCTTCAGACTATTTGGTTGACCTTGCTTCTCATCTTACTACAACGTTCTTTGCATCAAATGAAGAAAAG GTGAAACTGGCAGCTGAGTTTAAAGAGAAGACTGTACCTCAAATGTTTCCAGTGCTTCAGAAACATGTAAAGGATGGACACTTCATTGGATCTGGTGGG AAACTCTCTTGGGTGGATATTCATGCATTCAACCTTATTGATGGGATTTCAAAAAAATTTGGTGTTAACTTGGCTGACTATCCTGAACTGAAGAAACTTGTTGATGAGGTGGGATCTCAACCTAACATCAAAAAGTGGATTGAAACAAGACCCAAGACTGATGCTTAG
- the LOC136250569 gene encoding glutathione S-transferase 1-like produces the protein MSTYKLYYFNARGRAEVARIIFAQAGVKYEDIRFQKEEWMSKYKAESPFGRSPYLEVDGTKVAGSLNIARYLGEKFGLAGKDNLGNAVLGGASDYIADIGAHLAKMFGVSDEEKAKMAAEFKDKTVPQMFPVIQKHVKDGHVVGSGGKLSWVDIQAYFLFDIISKDFGVNLTDYPELQKLVDGVASEPNIKKWIESRPKTDF, from the exons ATGTCTACTTACAAGTTGTATTACTTTAATGCACGGGGTCGAGCTGAAGTTGCTCGCATCATATTCGCTCAGGCTGGCGTGAAGTATGAGGACATTCGATTCCAGAAGGAGGAATGGATGTCAAAGTATAAAGCTG AATCACCATTCGGACGTAGTCCATACCTCGAAGTAGACGGCACCAAAGTTGCTGGAAGTCTTAACATCGCGAGGTATCTCGGAGAAAAGTTTG GATTGGCAGGCAAGGATAATTTGGGTAATGCTGTCTTGGGAGGAGCATCAGACTACATTGCAGACATTGGTGCTCATTTGGCAAAGATGTTCGGTGTATCTGATGAAGAAAAG GCAAAAATGGCAGCTGAGTTTAAAGATAAGACTGTGCCTCAAATGTTTCCAGTTATCCAGAAACATGTGAAGGATGGACACGTCGTAGGATCTGGTGGA AAGTTGTCATGGGTGGATATTCAAGCCTACTTTTTGTTCGATATAATTTCAAAAGATTTTGGTGTTAACTTGACTGACTACCCTGAATTGCAGAAACTTGTTGATGGAGTGGCATCTGAGCCCAACATCAAGAAGTGGATTGAATCAAGACCCAAGACTGACTTTTAA
- the LOC136250568 gene encoding glutathione S-transferase 1-like, translating to MASYRLYYYDVRGRAENIRLLFAQAGVKYEDIRFGKEEWTAKYKSEASFGRCPFLVVDGTTKISGSANIIRYLGEKFGMAGKDEIGNALLGGTSDYLDDLIAHLTTLFFASDEEKVKLAAEFKEKTVPQMFPVLQKHVKDGHFIGSNGKLSWLDIHAFNLINDISKRFCVNLADYPELKKLVDEVGSLPNIKKWIETRPKTDA from the exons ATGGCTTCATACAGGTTGTATTATTATGATGTAAGAGGAAGAGCTGAGAATATTCGTCTACTATTTGCCCAAGCTGGTGTAAAATACGAAGATATACGGTTTGGAAAAGAAGAATGGACTGCAAAATACAAAAGCG AAGCATCATTTGGGCGGTGTCCATTTCTTGTAGTGGATGGCACTACCAAGATTAGTGGGAGTGCTAACATCATAAGGTATCTTGGAGAAAAGTTTG GGATGGCTGGCAAAGATGAGATTGGTAATGCTCTGCTGGGAGGAACATCAGACTATTTAGATGATCTTATTGCACATCTTACAACATTGTTCTTTGCATCAGATGAAGAAAAG GTGAAACTGGCAGCTGAGTTTAAAGAGAAAACTGTACCGCAAATGTTTCCAGTACTTCAAAAACATGTAAAGGATGGACACTTCATTGGATCAAATGGA AAACTCTCTTGGTTGGATATTCATGCATTCAATCTTATTAATGATATTTCGAAAAGATTTTGTGTTAACTTGGCTGACTATCCTGAACTGAAGAAACTTGTTGATGAGGTGGGATCTCTACCTAACATCAAAAAGTGGATTGAAACAAGACCCAAGACTGATGCTTAG